One window of Campylobacter avium LMG 24591 genomic DNA carries:
- a CDS encoding metal ABC transporter solute-binding protein, Zn/Mn family: protein MKQIALSLLFALSLAFAKPTVTVSIPPQAYFVEQIAKDTVDINILIPEKSDEHNYEIKPQTIKKLEKSDIYFTIGFSFEKIMLEKFQNTLKTLIIVRTQDNIKLLHQEHEAHSHHNHKHEEFDTHIWLDPILVKTQASNITNALVKKYPENKDFYLRNLKDFHKELDELDSDIKAKLSGIKNNKFIVYHPSWSYFAKRYNLVQIPVQINSQEPRAKDLQNLIDLAKKENIKIIFIQDGFSKKAANTVAKQCNARLETIEHLSRDWKNELLKASDKLALSLKE, encoded by the coding sequence ATGAAACAAATCGCCTTAAGCTTGCTCTTTGCCTTAAGCCTAGCTTTTGCTAAGCCAACTGTTACAGTTAGCATACCGCCGCAAGCTTATTTTGTAGAGCAAATAGCCAAAGATACGGTTGATATAAATATCTTAATTCCGGAAAAAAGCGACGAACATAACTATGAGATAAAACCTCAAACCATTAAAAAACTAGAAAAAAGCGATATATACTTTACCATAGGCTTTTCTTTTGAAAAAATCATGCTTGAGAAATTTCAAAACACCTTAAAAACCCTAATCATAGTAAGAACACAAGACAATATAAAGCTTTTGCATCAAGAACACGAGGCACACTCTCACCACAATCACAAACATGAAGAATTTGACACGCATATATGGCTTGACCCAATTTTAGTTAAAACACAAGCTAGTAATATAACAAATGCTCTTGTAAAAAAATACCCAGAAAACAAGGATTTTTATCTAAGAAATTTAAAAGATTTTCACAAAGAATTAGACGAGCTTGACTCAGACATAAAGGCCAAGCTAAGCGGGATAAAAAATAACAAATTTATAGTCTATCATCCTTCTTGGTCTTATTTTGCAAAAAGATATAATCTTGTGCAAATTCCGGTGCAAATCAACTCTCAAGAACCGCGCGCAAAGGACTTGCAAAATTTAATAGACCTTGCAAAAAAAGAAAATATAAAAATTATCTTTATTCAAGATGGCTTTAGCAAAAAAGCTGCTAATACAGTGGCCAAACAATGCAACGCTAGGCTTGAAACGATAGAACATTTATCAAGGGATTGGAAAAACGAGCTTTTAAAAGCTAGTGATAAATTGGCACTTAGCTTAAAAGAATAA
- a CDS encoding metal ABC transporter permease: protein MPEILTYSFFQNALLASFFISIACAIMGSLAMANKLLPMAGGITHGAFGGIGLAFYFSLPVFLSTVSFTIILALVLAYLSLKYPHRSDNFVAVIWTFGMALGLILIDLSPSYQNDLFAYLFGSILTISFNDIYALIFADILFILFVSLFYRQLIAISFDIEFANLKGVNTNLFYYTLLCLISLCIVLCMSCVGLILIIALLSIPSFIAEKFTKSLAATIFLAFILSFVFCLSGIFISYYLNLSSSASIIAVACLGFFISLLLKSLINFSHKQSGY from the coding sequence ATGCCTGAGATACTTACTTATTCTTTCTTTCAAAATGCCTTGTTAGCTTCGTTTTTTATAAGCATAGCCTGTGCTATAATGGGTTCTTTGGCCATGGCAAATAAACTCTTACCAATGGCTGGCGGTATCACGCATGGTGCTTTTGGGGGCATTGGCTTAGCCTTTTACTTTTCCTTGCCGGTATTTTTATCAACAGTTTCTTTTACTATCATTTTGGCCTTAGTGCTTGCTTATTTGTCTTTAAAATACCCTCACAGAAGCGATAATTTCGTGGCTGTAATTTGGACCTTTGGCATGGCTTTAGGACTTATCTTAATAGACCTTAGCCCCTCTTATCAAAACGATTTATTTGCCTATTTGTTCGGCTCTATACTAACTATAAGCTTTAATGACATCTATGCCTTAATTTTTGCTGATATTTTGTTTATACTCTTTGTAAGCCTATTTTATAGGCAGTTAATCGCCATAAGCTTTGATATAGAATTTGCAAATTTAAAGGGCGTAAATACAAACTTATTTTATTACACCTTGCTATGCTTAATATCACTTTGCATAGTGCTTTGCATGAGTTGCGTTGGGCTTATCTTAATCATTGCCCTGCTTAGCATACCATCTTTTATAGCTGAAAAATTCACCAAAAGCCTTGCTGCTACGATTTTCTTAGCCTTTATTCTTTCTTTTGTATTTTGCCTTAGCGGTATTTTTATAAGCTACTATCTTAACCTAAGCAGCAGCGCAAGCATAATAGCCGTAGCCTGTCTTGGATTTTTCATCTCACTACTTTTAAAATCACTTATAAATTTTTCTCATAAGCAAAGCGGCTATTAA
- the dccR gene encoding two-component system response regulator DccR → MSAKILLLEDDLSLSEIVEEYLSDEGYDVTLVSDAQEALNFAYEKHFDLWIFDVKVPLGDGFSLLKELREAGKDTPAIFLTSLNTSMDFKEGFDCGCDDYIKKPFELVELSIRIENLLKRSFAHKNEVYEDLGGGFKFFLKSQLLYKDNTLHPLPSKEIKLLALLLQNKNNFVSVDRIYEEIWDYDEEPSELSLRVYVKNLRKILGKDVIVNQRGKGYCYVRG, encoded by the coding sequence ATGTCGGCTAAAATTTTGTTATTAGAAGATGATTTAAGCTTAAGTGAGATAGTAGAGGAATACTTAAGCGATGAGGGTTATGATGTTACATTAGTATCAGACGCGCAAGAGGCTTTGAATTTTGCTTATGAGAAGCATTTTGATTTGTGGATTTTTGATGTTAAGGTTCCTTTGGGTGATGGTTTTTCTTTGTTAAAAGAACTAAGAGAAGCTGGCAAGGATACACCTGCTATATTTTTAACATCCTTAAACACATCTATGGACTTTAAAGAGGGTTTTGATTGCGGTTGTGATGATTATATAAAAAAGCCTTTTGAGCTTGTGGAGCTTTCAATTCGCATAGAAAATTTATTGAAACGTTCTTTTGCACATAAAAATGAAGTTTATGAGGATTTAGGCGGTGGTTTTAAATTTTTCTTAAAATCTCAACTTTTATATAAAGACAACACTCTACATCCACTTCCTTCAAAAGAGATAAAGCTGTTGGCCTTGCTTTTACAAAATAAGAATAATTTTGTAAGCGTAGATAGAATTTATGAGGAAATTTGGGATTATGACGAGGAGCCAAGTGAGCTTAGTTTAAGGGTTTATGTTAAGAATTTACGCAAAATTCTTGGTAAGGATGTGATTGTAAATCAAAGGGGAAAAGGTTACTGTTATGTCAGAGGCTAA
- a CDS encoding bacteriohemerythrin, protein MLPKWEDNFSVYNAKIDEQHKKLFEMAAHVERISDRAVSKAEVKNLLADFFSYMKEHFYDEEKYMASIGYPDLPAHKNIHKDIIQTMIELIQDIKSTNDLKEKLYVVAKNWLLEHILFEDMKVANYRRSLLATDDGSEVTFEVEEEEAQNNKAQTYLYSCECEGKLHDVPYNIHKKIKSGKNTFNCKVCKKPIKLHQIV, encoded by the coding sequence ATGCTACCTAAATGGGAAGACAACTTCAGTGTTTACAATGCTAAGATAGATGAGCAACACAAGAAATTGTTTGAAATGGCCGCACATGTGGAAAGAATTTCTGATAGAGCTGTTTCTAAAGCCGAAGTAAAGAATTTGCTTGCTGATTTTTTCTCTTATATGAAAGAGCATTTTTATGATGAGGAAAAATATATGGCCAGCATTGGATATCCCGACTTGCCAGCCCATAAAAATATACATAAAGATATCATACAAACTATGATAGAACTTATACAAGACATAAAATCAACCAATGATTTAAAAGAAAAACTTTATGTGGTTGCTAAAAATTGGCTTTTGGAACATATATTGTTTGAAGATATGAAAGTGGCTAATTACAGACGCTCGTTGTTAGCTACTGATGATGGCAGCGAAGTTACTTTTGAAGTAGAAGAGGAGGAAGCGCAGAACAACAAAGCTCAAACCTATCTTTACTCTTGCGAGTGCGAGGGCAAGCTGCACGATGTTCCTTACAATATACATAAAAAGATTAAGTCGGGCAAAAATACCTTCAACTGTAAGGTTTGTAAAAAGCCTATAAAATTACATCAAATAGTATAA
- a CDS encoding metal ABC transporter ATP-binding protein, with protein sequence MKLFELVNLNHSYAKNIVLKNINLSYDSDDFLAIIGPNGGGKSTLAKIILKLIKNKNLKYLALERNQIGYVPQNTSASDNFRIRVIDLVLMGLLDKKFFINKKENQEKALQALEQVGIKELFKRTLNELSGGERQRAYIARALVSKCKLLILDEPSANLDSKGAIDIFNILAKLHKEGIGIISICHDINIVLAYANKIAYLNKELILHNNDNKEKSRLLQHLQSHHSHFCDVELSFDVCASCERKVLHA encoded by the coding sequence ATGAAGCTTTTTGAACTCGTAAATTTAAACCACAGCTATGCAAAAAATATAGTCTTAAAGAACATAAATTTAAGCTATGATAGCGATGATTTTCTAGCTATCATAGGGCCTAATGGTGGCGGCAAAAGCACGCTAGCAAAAATCATTTTAAAACTAATCAAAAACAAAAATTTAAAATATCTGGCTTTAGAAAGAAATCAAATCGGCTATGTGCCTCAAAACACAAGTGCAAGTGATAATTTTCGCATAAGGGTGATAGACCTTGTTTTAATGGGCTTGTTAGATAAAAAATTCTTTATAAACAAAAAAGAAAATCAAGAAAAAGCCTTGCAAGCACTAGAACAAGTGGGCATTAAAGAGCTTTTTAAAAGAACGCTTAACGAGCTAAGCGGGGGAGAAAGGCAAAGAGCTTACATAGCAAGGGCTTTGGTGTCTAAGTGCAAACTTTTGATACTAGATGAGCCAAGTGCAAATTTAGACTCAAAAGGAGCCATTGACATTTTCAACATACTAGCCAAGCTGCACAAAGAAGGCATAGGCATAATAAGTATTTGCCATGATATTAACATAGTTTTGGCCTATGCAAACAAAATAGCTTATTTAAACAAAGAACTAATCTTGCACAACAACGACAATAAAGAAAAATCAAGACTACTACAACACCTACAAAGCCATCATAGTCATTTTTGCGATGTGGAGCTTAGCTTTGATGTTTGTGCTAGCTGCGAAAGAAAAGTATTGCATGCCTGA
- a CDS encoding CopG family transcriptional regulator — translation MKKQVKSVSCSFKIPAELKQSLDTLSKNTERTKTSIIIEALQLYIANNEKDDFSFAIDALEELKSGNYKKADKKLDDVIKQLKQ, via the coding sequence ATGAAAAAACAAGTTAAATCAGTGTCTTGTTCCTTTAAGATACCAGCAGAACTCAAACAAAGCCTAGATACTTTAAGTAAAAATACGGAAAGAACCAAAACTAGCATAATCATAGAAGCTTTGCAATTATACATAGCAAACAATGAAAAAGACGACTTTTCTTTTGCCATAGACGCTTTAGAGGAGTTAAAAAGTGGAAATTATAAAAAGGCAGATAAAAAGCTAGACGATGTCATAAAGCAGCTTAAGCAATGA
- a CDS encoding sensor histidine kinase, with protein MSEAKWVSRRILFVYLTTTGIFLLVFFNIWYEKLYNELVRLKTSNLADIHRTIVLSIVNSKYTPVNEACDNLHKLSGFRFAVMDGKKIICSSLSFEIDENFDSSHSRKGIYKDRAFFLAPMDASRYYLSKNERDFEYNRIEDGHLRTFIEGDIVSYELTNIRLWVFFLGFLLFLLIGFISYLLIKISLKPLESKISMLNSFIKDFTHEINTPLSVILLSIERLEQQLKDVDMLKFNRMKLAVKTLSQTYSDLIFYTFPDSVSNEPAQINLKAMIEERLEYFKLFFEQKNITVQSDLDEKSFIFASKSKIDKLFDNLLSNAIKYNKKGGFIEIKLKENTLSVKDSGCGMKEEDIKKIFDRYTRFNKDQGGFGIGLNLVKTICKEYNINIQCISELNKGSEFKLSW; from the coding sequence ATGTCAGAGGCTAAGTGGGTTAGCAGGAGAATTTTGTTTGTTTATCTTACTACAACCGGAATTTTTTTATTAGTTTTTTTTAATATTTGGTATGAGAAATTATACAACGAACTTGTAAGGCTTAAGACATCAAATCTTGCAGATATCCACAGAACAATAGTTTTAAGCATTGTAAATTCAAAATATACCCCTGTAAATGAAGCTTGCGATAATCTTCATAAATTATCAGGTTTTAGATTTGCAGTCATGGACGGCAAAAAAATTATATGCTCGTCTTTAAGCTTTGAAATAGATGAAAATTTTGACTCAAGTCACAGCAGAAAGGGAATTTACAAGGATAGAGCCTTTTTTCTAGCACCCATGGATGCGTCTAGGTATTATTTAAGCAAGAATGAACGAGATTTCGAGTATAACCGCATAGAAGATGGCCATTTAAGAACCTTTATAGAAGGCGACATTGTTAGCTATGAACTCACAAATATCAGACTTTGGGTCTTTTTTCTAGGATTTTTATTGTTTTTACTTATAGGTTTTATATCTTATTTGTTAATTAAAATTTCCTTAAAGCCCCTAGAAAGCAAGATAAGCATGTTAAATTCTTTCATCAAGGATTTTACGCACGAAATCAACACTCCCTTAAGCGTGATACTACTTAGCATAGAAAGGCTAGAACAGCAGTTAAAAGATGTGGATATGCTTAAATTTAATAGAATGAAACTAGCGGTCAAAACCTTATCGCAAACTTATTCTGATTTGATTTTTTATACCTTTCCTGATTCTGTTTCCAATGAGCCAGCACAGATAAATTTAAAAGCTATGATAGAGGAGAGGCTGGAGTATTTTAAGCTGTTTTTTGAGCAAAAAAATATCACTGTGCAAAGCGATTTGGATGAAAAAAGTTTTATTTTTGCTAGCAAAAGCAAGATTGATAAGCTTTTTGATAATTTGCTTAGCAATGCCATTAAATACAACAAAAAAGGCGGTTTCATAGAGATAAAATTAAAAGAAAATACGCTAAGTGTCAAAGATAGCGGTTGCGGAATGAAAGAAGAGGATATAAAAAAAATTTTTGATAGATACACAAGGTTTAACAAAGACCAAGGCGGCTTTGGCATAGGCCTAAATTTGGTAAAAACTATATGTAAGGAATACAATATAAATATACAGTGTATATCTGAGCTGAACAAAGGAAGCGAGTTTAAACTAAGCTGGTGA